A section of the Phaseolus vulgaris cultivar G19833 chromosome 8, P. vulgaris v2.0, whole genome shotgun sequence genome encodes:
- the LOC137824999 gene encoding uncharacterized protein, producing the protein MVATSHSSSARRPASLRDNPPSASSPPNLLALEDGAESVPEPAPAPTPELPLVLHQILKGYQKKAMGSSTDEALQESMALILKEFFARANSSFHEAELKTKEQQALADELVQVKEQLANQVQRFFVRETTLTQELEANKRLHNKGQKYTTSLDKVVPLRAEVVGLKEEVAANKAKMASLEERSVTREVNLGRVEADLTEKTEALKKIKEELTEQAETFEKTKEELTAKTEALVKAEEEMTAQVEDFEKAKAELLDDAADAYAVGFEDALTHVIGKHPEMDTSPFATANHIVDGQIVPRRSQQKAT; encoded by the coding sequence ATGGTAGCCACCTCCCACTCTTCTTCTGCCAGGCGCCCTGCCTCACTCAGGGACAACCCTCCTAGTGCCTCCTCACCTCCAAACCTACTTGCACTCGAGGATGGGGCCGAGAGTGTTCCTGAGCCTGCTCCTGCCCCTACCCCTGAGCTTCCCTTGGTCCTCCATCAGATCCTGAAAGGTTACCAAAAAAAGGCCATGGGGAGCTCCACTGACGAGGCACTGCAAGAAAGCATGGCCCTTATCCTCAAGGAATTCTTTGCTCGTGCCAACTCTTCTTTCCACGAGGCTGAGTTGAAGACCAAGGAGCAACAGGCCCTGGCAGATGAACTGGTGCAAGTAAAAGAGCAACTAGCCAACCAAGTTCAACGCTTCTTCGTTCGGGAAACCACACTGACCCAAGAGTTGGAGGCCAACAAAAGGCTCCACAACAAAGGCCAAAAGTACACCACCTCGCTCGACAAAGTAGTGCCATTGCGTGCTGAGGTGGTGGGACTTAAAGAAGAGGTTGCGGCCAACAAAGCCAAAATGGCCAGCCTCGAGGAGCGCTCTGTTACTCGGGAGGTAAATCTGGGTAGGGTTGAAGCTGATCTCACTGAGAAAACTGAAGCCCTTAAGAAAATCAAGGAGGAACTTACTGAGCAAGCTGAGACCTTTGAGAAGACTAAGGAGGAGCTTACAGCGAAGACTGAGGCCCTTGTGAAAGCCGAGGAGGAGATGACTGCTCAAGTTGAGGACTTCGAGAAGGCCAAGGCAGAACTCCTCGATGATGCTGCTGATGCCTACGCTGTCGGGTTTGAAGATGCCTTGACTCATGTTATTGGCAAACATCCTGAGATGGACACTTCTCCTTTCGCAACGGCGAACCACATCGTCGATGGACAAATCGTGCCAAGGCGTTCTCAACAGAAGGCCACTTAG